TCGCCGGCGGCGAGGTCGACCACCGCAGCGACCTCTACTCCCTCGGCTGCGTCCTGTACGAGATCGCCACCGGAGCCCCGCCCTTCGACCTCGGAGACTCCTGGTCGGTGCTGGTCGGGCACCGCGACACCGCGCCCGTGCCGCTGCGCGAGCACCGCCCCGAGCTGCCCGCCTACTTCGAGGAGGCCGTCCTCGACCTCCTCGCCAAGCGCCCCGAGGACCGGCCGGGCGACGCCCGCCACCTGCACCGCCGCCTCGTCGAGGCCCGCCTCGGGCCCGGCGGCCTGCCCGGCGCCCAGGCCCCGCTGCCGGTGTGGGCCCGGGGGATGACCGCCGGCCGCAAGGCCGGGATCGACGCACGCCCCGCGAGCGGCGAATGGGCTGTGCTCACCGGCGCCTGGACGGCCCCCCGCGCCGGCGGCGAACAGCCCGACGCCCCGCACACCGGCACGCGCCCCGCGCTGCGCCGCCCCGAGCCCGCCGAGGACCCGCGGCTCACCGTGGCGTACGGCGTCCCGCGCGTCCCCGGCCCGCGCGAGACCGACCCCGACGCGCTCACCGCCGGCCACACCCGCGCCTTCGCCCTCAGCCGCTCGGGCCACCCGGAGGAGGCCCTCGCCGTCTACACGGCCGTGGCCGAGGGCCGCACCCGGGCGCTCGGCGCGGACCACCCCGACACCCTCGCCGCGCGCCAGGAGGCGGCGTACGAACTGGGCCGGCTCGGGCGCCACCAGGAAGCCCACGACATCTACCGCGCGGTGCTCGTCGCCCGCGAGCGGACCACGGGACCGCGCCACCCCGACACCCTGCGCTGCCGCCACAACCTGGCCTGCGCCCTGGGGGCGCTGGGCCGGTTCGTGGACGCCCACGCCACCGCCGTCGAGGTCGCCGCCGCCCGGGCGGCCGTCCTGGGCGCCGAGCACGCCGACACGCTGCTGACCCGCTACGAGGTGGCGTACGCCCTCGGCCGGCTGGACCGCTGGCAGGAGGCCCTGGCCGGCTTCCGCGAGGTCGCCGCCGTACGGGAGCGGATCCTCGGCCGCGACCACCCCGACACCCTGGCTGCCCGCTACGAGGTCGGCATCGCGCTCGGCCGTACCGGGAACAGCGCCCTGGCCCTCGAACTGTTCCGGGCCCTGGTCCGCGACCGCACCCGCGCCTACGGCGCCGCCGACCCCGAGACCCTGCGCGCCCGGCACGTCCTCGGCGTCAACCTGGGCCGGCTGGAGCGCTGGGAGGAAGCGGTGGCCGAAGCCGCGCAGGTGGGGGCGGTACGGGCCGAGGTGCTCGGCGCCGAACACCCCGACACCCTCGTCAGCCGCCGCGAACTCGCCGTCGGCCTCGGCCGGCTGGGCCGCTGGGAGGAGGCGCTGCCCATCTACCGCGAGCTCTCCGGCATCCGCGAACGGTCCCTGGGCGACGAGCACCCCGACACGGCGCTGGCCCACGCCGACGAGGCGTACTGCCTGGAGCGGCTCGGCCAGGTGTGCTACCAAGAGCCATGACGACCTTCGGGCGGGACGTATACGACGACGTGATCGTGGGCGGCGGACACAACGGCCTGGTGGCCGCCGCGTACCTGGCCAGGGCGGGCCGCTCCGTCCTCGTACTGGAACGGCTCGGGAACACGGGCGGCGCGGCCATCTCCAGCCGCCCCTTCGCCGGTGTCGACGCCCGCCTCTCGCGCTACTCCTACCTGGTCTCCCTGCTCCCGTCGAAGATCGTGCGCGACCTGGACCTGCGGTTCGCCGTCCGCCGCCGCACCGTCTCCTCGTACACGCCCGCCGAACGCGGCGGCCGGCCCGGCGGACTCCTCGTCGGCGGCGACGAAAAGCGCACCCGGGAGTCCTTCGCACGGCTCACCGGCTCGGATCGGGAGTACGAGAACTGGCGCGCGTTCTACGGCACCACCGGGCAGGTGGCCCGCAAGGTGTTCCCGACGCTCACCGAGCCGCTGCCCACCCGCGAGGAGCTGCGCGCCCGCATCGACGACGAGGCCGCCTGGCGGATGCTCTTCGAGGAGCCGCTGGGCCGGGCGGTGGAAGCACACTTCGACGACGACCTGGTGCGCGGGGTCGTCCTCACGGACGGACTCATCGGCACCTTCGCCGACGCGCACGACCCCTCGCTCGCGCAGAACCGCTGCTTCCTCTACCACGTCATCGGCGGCGGCACCGGCGACTGGGACGTGCCCGTGGGCGGCATGGGCGCCCTGACGGACGCCCTCGCAGCCGCCGCCCGCGCGGCCGGGGCGGAGATCGCCACCGGGCACGAGGTGCTGCGGATCGACACGGACGGCACCGCGCCGGCGGAGGTGGTCTTCCGCACGGCGACGGGGGAGGGACGGGTCGTGGGCCGCACGGTGCTGGTCAACGCCTCGCCGCGGGCGCTGGCCGAACTCCTCGGCGAGACACCGGAGCAGCCGGCTCCGGAGGGCGCCCAGCTCAAGGTCAACATGCTGCTGCGGCGGCTGCCCCGGCTGCGGGACACCGCCGTGGACCCGCGCGAGGCCTTCGGCGGCACCTTCCACATCGCCGAGGGGTACACGGAGCTGGCCCGCGCCTACGCGGAGGCGGCGTCCGGCGAACTGCCGTCCGTACCGCCCTCGGAGATCTACTGCCATTCGCTGACCGATCCGACGATCCTCGGACCGGAGCTGGTGGAACAGGGCTACCAGACGCTCACCCTCTTCGGGCTGCACACCCCGGCCCGGCTGTTCGGACACGACAACCGGCAGGCCCGCGAGGTCCTGCTCGCCGCCACCCTCGCCCAGCTCGACGCCCACCTGGCCGAACCGCTCACCGACTGCCTCGCCTTCGACGACGACGGGCGCCCCTGCATCGAGGCGAAGACCCCGCTCGACCTCGAACGCGAACTGCGCCTGCCGGGCGGCCACATCTTCCACCGGGACCTGTCCTGGCCGTACGCGGGCGAGGGCGGCGGCCGGTGGGGAGTGGAGACCGCCCACCGCAACGTCCTGCTGTGCGGTGCGGGGGCGGTCCGCGGCGGCGGCGTCAGCGGGGTCCCGGGCCACAACGCGGCGATGGCGGTCCTGGGGCACTGAGCCTCGGCCGGCGGCCGTAGGCCCGACCGGCCGCCCGCGGTGCGGCTACTCGGCGGGCTCGATGACGACGATGGGGATCTCGCGGTCCGTCTCGGCCTGGTATTCGTCGTACGAGGGCCAGTGGCGCAGCATCAGAGGCCAGTACGCGGCGCGTTCCTCGGCCGAGGCGGTGCGGGCGGTGCCCTGGACGATCTCGGGGCCGACCTGGACGCGGACCTCGGGGTTTTCCGCCAGGTTGCGGTACCAGAGCGGGTGCGCCGGGTCACCGCCGTTGGAGGCGACGAGGAGGTAACGGCCGTCTTCCTCACCGTAGATGAGGGGAGTCCGGACCGGATTGCCGGAGACCCGGCCCACCGTGGTGAGCAGCAGGGTCTGCGTACCGTTCCAGAACTGCCCCTCGGCCCCCTGGGAGCGCACGTACTGCTCGACGTGGTCGAGCTGCCAGCTGCCGGCCTTCGGGTCGGTCGGGTTGTCCCAGTCGATGTCGGTCGTCATAGGAGTCTTCTGCCTTCGTGTTGAACGGTCAACGAACCTCAACAACGAATGCCATCGCCCGCGGACACGTGTTTATTCCCTCCGTCATTCCCTCCGTGCGGGGAGCTTGAAGCCGTCGATGATCTCGTCCATCGCCCGGTACGTCGCGAAGGCCGGCGCGGCGCGGAGGGCGAGGTCGCGGACGGTGACCGCGAGGGGATGGGAGAGGGCGGCGACCCGGCCCATGCGGCGGGCCCGGACGCGGATGGCGTCGGTGCGGGCGCAGCGGGCCGCGCTGTAGGCGGCGAGGGCGGCCGGAACGTCCTGTGCGTCGTGTGCGGTGCCCGGGTCCAGCAGGTGGGCGAGCACCACGGCGTCCTCCACGGCCTGGCAGCCGCCCTGGCCGAGGTTGGGGGTCATGGCGTGGGCGGCGTCGCCGAGCCAGGCGAGGCGGCCGTGATGGAAGCGGGGGAGCGGGGCGGCCAGGTCGTACAGGTCGTGCTGGAGCACGGCCGTCGGGTCGATCCGCTCCAGCAGGGCGGGGATCGGGTCGTGCCAGTCGCCGTAGCGGCGCAGGAGCTCGGCCCGTACGTCCGCCGGGCGGTGCCCCTCGGGGGCGACGGCGGTGGCGTAGACGTAGGTCCGGCCGTCGGCGAGCGGGACGGTGCCGAAGCGCTGCCCGCGGCCCCAGGTTTCGGCCGTGTCGGCTCCGGCGCCGTGCCCGGAGGCGGGCAGGACCGTGCGCCAGGCGGTCTCCCCGCTGTAGCGCAGGCCGGGGTGGTCCGGGAAGTACCGGCGGCGGAGCGGGCTGTGGATGCCGTCGGCGGCGAGGACGAGGTCGGCTTCGAGGTCGCCCGCGGCGGTACGGACCACCGGGCGGCCGGCCGCGCCGACCGCGTCGTCCACGGTGGTGACGGTGCTGGCGTACCGGATCGTGCCGTCGGGGAGTTCGGCGGCCAGGGCGTCGGCGAGGGCAGAGCGGTGCACGGCGAGGGGCGGGCGGCCGTAGCGCGCGGTGAGCGCGACCGTGTCGGCGCGGTTCAGCCAGGCGCCGTCCGGTCGTCGCAGCCCCATCGCGGCCGGGACCGTGCGGCCCCCGGCGCGGGTGGCGTCGAAACCGATGGCGTCGAAGGCGCGCAGGGCGTTGGGCGCCAGGACGATCCCGGCCCCGACGGCGGTGGGCCCGGGCGCCCGCTCGCACACGGTGACCCGCCAGCCGCGCCGGTGCAGGGCGACGGCCGCGGTGAGCCCTCCGATTCCCGCCCCGGCCACGACCGCATGACGTCGAGGTGCCGACATGTCGCGCCCTCCCCTTCTTCCCTCGAGCTCTACATCCGTAGAGGCTCGCGCCCTCACTCTACAGCTGTAGAGTGAGGGCATGTCCACGGATCGCAGAACACTGATCGCCGACACCGCGATCGGCCTCGTGGCCGCGGCCGGACTCCGGGGACTCACCCACCGGGCGGTCGACGGAGCGGCGCAGCTGCCGGCGGGCAGCACCTCGTACTACTTCCGTACGAGGACGGCCCTGATCGGAGCCTGCTACCAGCGGCTCGCGGAGCTGGACCTCGACGACCTCGACGCCGACGGCCCGCCCGTCGCCGCGCTGTCGGACCGGGACGCGACCGCACGGGCGCTGGCCGGACTGCTGCTGCGGTGGCTGACGGTGGGGCGCGCACGCCAACTGGCCCGTTTCGAACTGAGCCTGGAGGCCGCCCGCAACCCCGAACTGGAGGCCGACCTCCACCGGGCCGGCCAGGGGGCCCGCTCCCGGGCGGCGGCCATCCTCGCCGCGCTCGGGGCCGACCATCCCGAAGAGGCCGCCGAACTGCTGGCGGCATGGACGGACGGACTCCTGTACGACCGCCTGGCCGGCGCCCTCGCCCGCTCCCGCCCGGCGCCCGACCTGGCCGAACTGACCGCAGTGGCCCGCCGCATGATCGACGCGGTACTCGTGACGACGCGCTCGGCGTCTCAGCCGGACTGGTCGGACCGGTCAGGGGAGGGGTAGCCGACGTTGTCCGTGTAGAAGCGGCCCTGCTCGCACAACTCGTCGATCTCGAGGTTCTCTTCCTCGGTGAGCTGCTCGTCCAGCGCGACGCCGAAGACCTGCCTGGCGCGGGCCAGTCGCCCCAGGACATCCCAGTCGAAGACGAACGTGCCGACGGTGGACTCGTCGGCGGTTCCGGATCCCACGCGGGATCTGAGTCGGTCGAGGGACACCACGAACTCGTTCAGGTCCTGCAGGACGGCGACGGCCTCGGCGAGGGGGATGCGGATCTCTCGGTCGGACATGTCCATCGGCTGATTCAACTCCGGAGTCGTTGTTCCGGCCCGGATCGCGGTCTTGCCGGTCCGGGCAGGGGGGCGGTCGCCAGCGGTCAGGTCAGGAAGCGCTCGACGGCCTCGCGAGCGCGGGCGTTCGAGGCCGCAGTGGAGGCCAGGGACCGGGCCAGGGACCGGGCCAGGGACCGGGCCAGGGCGTCGATCCACTCGTCCCCAGGCCCACTGGGCGCCGCGAGAGCACGATGCCCCGCACCTCGTGGCAGATCTCCCCGGCCACCCGGCCCCGATCCATCCGCAGCGAGAGCCGCTGCTCCCCGAGCGTGACGTCCAGTTCGGCGACCGGACCCTCGCGCCCGGCCACCCGGTCCGCGACGGAACGCCTGCGCGTGACTTTGCGAGGAGGACGACACCCGCATCGAGGAGGACCACTCCGCGCCGCAGGTGCCCGCCCATGTGCTCGGGCGGCTCCAAGCGGACCGGTTGAAGACGGCGGTGCCGAACACCTGCCCGACCGGATCGAATCCGACGGCCTTGACGGCGGCGAACTCCTCGGACGACAGCGTCGAGTTCCAGGCGTCACAGGCCCCCGGCAGACCGGTGTCTTGTCCGTGCGTCATCGGTTCCCGTGCCATCGACCTCTCGGCTCACTGGGTGGATCGCGGCGCCCGTTCGGCAGCGTATGTCATCGGATGATGACTCGGACTCACCGGTCGGTGTGCGGACGCCCACCTCGGCGTACTCCGGCGTACTAGTCACCGGACCGGGTCCAGCCGACGGCGTCGAGACGGGCGGCGTCGGAGGGGCGGTCCTCCGCGAAGAGGAGGCGGGCCGGTTCCGCGACGCGGATGACGTCCACGTAGATGCCGCGCCCGACG
This genomic window from Streptomyces sp. NBC_01351 contains:
- a CDS encoding TetR/AcrR family transcriptional regulator; translated protein: MSTDRRTLIADTAIGLVAAAGLRGLTHRAVDGAAQLPAGSTSYYFRTRTALIGACYQRLAELDLDDLDADGPPVAALSDRDATARALAGLLLRWLTVGRARQLARFELSLEAARNPELEADLHRAGQGARSRAAAILAALGADHPEEAAELLAAWTDGLLYDRLAGALARSRPAPDLAELTAVARRMIDAVLVTTRSASQPDWSDRSGEG
- a CDS encoding serine/threonine-protein kinase, encoding MAESRLIQGRYRSLDLIGRGGMGEVWRARDESLGRQVAVKCLKPIGAEQDAHFTQVLRERFRREARVAASLQHRGVTVVHDFGDDSAAGGCLYLVMELLEGRNLSQLLEENETRPLPVDVVVDIAEQMAAALGYTHDQGVVHRDLKPANIMRLTDGTVKICDFGIARLAHDIGFTAKLTGGGMAMGTPHYMSPEQIAGGEVDHRSDLYSLGCVLYEIATGAPPFDLGDSWSVLVGHRDTAPVPLREHRPELPAYFEEAVLDLLAKRPEDRPGDARHLHRRLVEARLGPGGLPGAQAPLPVWARGMTAGRKAGIDARPASGEWAVLTGAWTAPRAGGEQPDAPHTGTRPALRRPEPAEDPRLTVAYGVPRVPGPRETDPDALTAGHTRAFALSRSGHPEEALAVYTAVAEGRTRALGADHPDTLAARQEAAYELGRLGRHQEAHDIYRAVLVARERTTGPRHPDTLRCRHNLACALGALGRFVDAHATAVEVAAARAAVLGAEHADTLLTRYEVAYALGRLDRWQEALAGFREVAAVRERILGRDHPDTLAARYEVGIALGRTGNSALALELFRALVRDRTRAYGAADPETLRARHVLGVNLGRLERWEEAVAEAAQVGAVRAEVLGAEHPDTLVSRRELAVGLGRLGRWEEALPIYRELSGIRERSLGDEHPDTALAHADEAYCLERLGQVCYQEP
- a CDS encoding nitroreductase family deazaflavin-dependent oxidoreductase, which gives rise to MTTDIDWDNPTDPKAGSWQLDHVEQYVRSQGAEGQFWNGTQTLLLTTVGRVSGNPVRTPLIYGEEDGRYLLVASNGGDPAHPLWYRNLAENPEVRVQVGPEIVQGTARTASAEERAAYWPLMLRHWPSYDEYQAETDREIPIVVIEPAE
- a CDS encoding FAD-dependent monooxygenase — protein: MSAPRRHAVVAGAGIGGLTAAVALHRRGWRVTVCERAPGPTAVGAGIVLAPNALRAFDAIGFDATRAGGRTVPAAMGLRRPDGAWLNRADTVALTARYGRPPLAVHRSALADALAAELPDGTIRYASTVTTVDDAVGAAGRPVVRTAAGDLEADLVLAADGIHSPLRRRYFPDHPGLRYSGETAWRTVLPASGHGAGADTAETWGRGQRFGTVPLADGRTYVYATAVAPEGHRPADVRAELLRRYGDWHDPIPALLERIDPTAVLQHDLYDLAAPLPRFHHGRLAWLGDAAHAMTPNLGQGGCQAVEDAVVLAHLLDPGTAHDAQDVPAALAAYSAARCARTDAIRVRARRMGRVAALSHPLAVTVRDLALRAAPAFATYRAMDEIIDGFKLPARRE
- a CDS encoding phytoene desaturase family protein, with amino-acid sequence MTTFGRDVYDDVIVGGGHNGLVAAAYLARAGRSVLVLERLGNTGGAAISSRPFAGVDARLSRYSYLVSLLPSKIVRDLDLRFAVRRRTVSSYTPAERGGRPGGLLVGGDEKRTRESFARLTGSDREYENWRAFYGTTGQVARKVFPTLTEPLPTREELRARIDDEAAWRMLFEEPLGRAVEAHFDDDLVRGVVLTDGLIGTFADAHDPSLAQNRCFLYHVIGGGTGDWDVPVGGMGALTDALAAAARAAGAEIATGHEVLRIDTDGTAPAEVVFRTATGEGRVVGRTVLVNASPRALAELLGETPEQPAPEGAQLKVNMLLRRLPRLRDTAVDPREAFGGTFHIAEGYTELARAYAEAASGELPSVPPSEIYCHSLTDPTILGPELVEQGYQTLTLFGLHTPARLFGHDNRQAREVLLAATLAQLDAHLAEPLTDCLAFDDDGRPCIEAKTPLDLERELRLPGGHIFHRDLSWPYAGEGGGRWGVETAHRNVLLCGAGAVRGGGVSGVPGHNAAMAVLGH